One window from the genome of Pseudanabaena yagii GIHE-NHR1 encodes:
- a CDS encoding DUF4079 domain-containing protein, whose product MELEDFFALIHPAIAVIVVFPLIGIVTHRAWLVRQRRLQVVGGEKSKIPPIVGSEHVEIGNWFSISVVGVTLLGMAYPIFSKFLKNDIFSKEPVRAFLVIAIFIGVIASFIFLFKAKVKIWRNIFAAATSIGLIVLGAQPEIFRRDNEWFFSHYYYGLVAAILMIVSVAITQDIYKDKQNRWRNIHIILNCFALLLFIGQGMTGSRDLLSIPYSWQKEFLRQCDSKTRTCPKSTALNSDLAPAPQIPTSLSI is encoded by the coding sequence ATGGAACTAGAAGACTTTTTTGCTTTAATACATCCTGCGATCGCGGTAATTGTCGTATTTCCTCTAATCGGCATTGTGACCCATCGCGCTTGGCTAGTTCGTCAGCGTCGCCTGCAAGTAGTTGGTGGTGAAAAAAGTAAGATTCCGCCAATAGTGGGATCTGAGCATGTAGAGATTGGTAATTGGTTCAGCATCTCCGTTGTGGGTGTAACTCTATTAGGGATGGCTTATCCCATTTTTTCTAAGTTTCTCAAAAACGATATCTTCTCCAAAGAGCCTGTACGCGCATTTTTAGTAATCGCTATTTTTATTGGCGTGATTGCTAGCTTTATATTTCTATTTAAAGCAAAGGTAAAGATATGGCGTAATATTTTTGCGGCTGCTACGTCAATTGGATTGATTGTATTAGGCGCACAACCAGAAATATTTAGAAGAGATAATGAATGGTTCTTTTCCCATTATTACTATGGGCTTGTAGCGGCAATATTAATGATTGTTTCGGTAGCCATTACTCAAGATATTTACAAGGATAAACAAAATCGCTGGCGGAATATCCATATCATTCTCAATTGCTTTGCTTTACTTCTGTTTATCGGTCAAGGTATGACTGGTTCTAGAGATCTACTGTCAATTCCTTACAGTTGGCAAAAGGAATTTTTACGACAATGCGATTCTAAAACTAGAACTTGCCCCAAATCTACAGCGTTGAATAGTGATCTAGCACCTGCTCCGCAAATTCCTACATCCTTGTCTATTTAA
- a CDS encoding peroxiredoxin-like family protein, whose amino-acid sequence MNLQLELHKFQREFWAKLPPEKVTIIQSANDVLAKEFQNRRTLRIGDEAPDFWLTNTHGKQVRLYEQLIQGAAIVKFYFGAWSPYCNLELRTYQSLLSKIQALGASVLAISPQTFESSAMTAIKNALTFDVLSDADSQVARDYGVAFEVPHSLRQLYTELGHALPDYNGTDDWMLPVPATFIIDRHRRIALAHIDVDSSKRYEPTDAIAILLSLFVTA is encoded by the coding sequence GTGAATTTACAGCTTGAACTACATAAATTTCAACGAGAATTTTGGGCAAAGCTACCACCTGAAAAAGTAACAATTATCCAAAGTGCTAACGATGTCTTAGCAAAGGAATTCCAAAACCGTAGAACCTTGCGAATTGGTGATGAAGCCCCTGATTTTTGGTTGACAAATACTCATGGCAAGCAAGTGAGACTCTACGAACAATTAATACAAGGAGCTGCGATCGTCAAATTCTATTTTGGTGCTTGGAGTCCTTACTGCAATCTAGAGTTACGCACTTATCAGAGCTTATTGTCCAAAATTCAAGCATTAGGAGCTTCAGTTTTGGCAATTTCTCCTCAAACCTTTGAATCTTCGGCAATGACAGCGATCAAAAATGCGCTTACCTTTGACGTTTTAAGTGATGCTGATTCTCAAGTTGCACGAGACTATGGAGTAGCTTTTGAAGTTCCCCATTCCCTAAGACAGCTTTATACTGAACTTGGTCATGCGCTTCCTGATTATAATGGAACCGATGATTGGATGCTACCTGTACCTGCAACCTTTATCATCGATCGCCACCGCCGAATTGCTTTAGCACATATCGATGTAGATTCCAGCAAGCGTTATGAACCTACTGATGCGATCGCGATTTTATTGTCACTTTTTGTAACTGCTTAA
- a CDS encoding LysR family transcriptional regulator, with product MDRIACMQSFVRAIEMNSFSAVAREQQTTQPTISKQIAALEKHLGVQLIIRSTTSLSLTDEGKKYYHYCQQILETVAEAEASLTGKEKATGILHLGCSVLFGQMQIVPRLQAFMRRYPDIKIDLMMTDNFVNIVEEGLDLIIRIGNHSDNSLISHRIGTTRRVAVATTKYFEQLGEPKTPEDLVHHNCIVYTRLSTGNEWHFQGNGDMIKVCVGGSFQTNSSVAIRAAVLSGLGIAIAPVWMFGDEIYQGDLKVVLQDYQPIPLPIYAVYRRSRFYPAKISCFIKFLAEEFQLDPWVSDYGAIAN from the coding sequence ATGGATCGTATTGCTTGTATGCAGAGCTTTGTCCGAGCGATCGAAATGAATAGTTTCTCAGCAGTAGCGCGGGAACAACAGACAACGCAACCGACAATTAGTAAACAAATCGCAGCTCTGGAAAAGCATCTCGGAGTCCAATTAATCATCCGCTCTACGACCAGTTTGAGTCTGACTGACGAAGGCAAAAAGTACTATCACTACTGTCAGCAAATTTTAGAAACCGTCGCTGAAGCTGAGGCAAGTCTCACAGGTAAAGAAAAAGCTACAGGTATTTTGCATCTTGGTTGTTCGGTACTCTTTGGGCAGATGCAGATTGTTCCTCGCTTACAAGCTTTTATGAGGCGCTATCCTGACATCAAAATTGATTTGATGATGACAGACAATTTTGTGAATATTGTGGAGGAGGGATTGGATTTAATTATCCGTATTGGTAATCATTCTGATAACTCTCTCATTAGTCATCGCATTGGCACTACTCGCCGTGTCGCCGTCGCAACGACGAAGTATTTTGAGCAGTTAGGAGAACCGAAAACCCCCGAAGATTTAGTTCACCACAATTGCATTGTCTATACTCGTCTATCCACTGGTAATGAGTGGCATTTTCAAGGTAATGGCGACATGATTAAAGTCTGTGTGGGCGGCAGCTTTCAAACTAATAGCTCTGTAGCGATTCGAGCTGCCGTTTTATCAGGTTTAGGAATTGCGATCGCTCCAGTGTGGATGTTTGGAGATGAGATTTACCAAGGTGATCTCAAGGTGGTTTTGCAAGACTATCAACCCATCCCCCTTCCTATCTATGCTGTCTATCGTCGCAGTCGTTTCTATCCCGCGAAAATAAGTTGCTTTATCAAGTTTTTAGCCGAAGAATTTCAGCTAGATCCTTGGGTTTCTGATTATGGTGCGATCGCCAATTAA
- a CDS encoding serine/threonine protein kinase, with protein MVEELHQVGDIVGDRYEITSVLGRGGMATTYAAEDRLHHQSVAMKVLSLRQASQWKVIELFEREAKVLANLDHPQIPKYLDYFHVDMESDRRFYLVQELIEGESLAQIVQQGKRMAEDEVQEIAKQILHVLCYLHELAPPVVHRDIKPQNLIRRTNGAIALVDFGAVQDLYRHTIAGGSTFVGTYGYMAPEQFRGQADCASDVYGLGATLLFLLTHRSSSELPQARMKIDVRACTQISPVFADWLTRAIEPVMEDRFSSARIALDALESKSSSYQGNSYIDSLKASGEIEKARKLKPLDTRIQYERTSDRLTFKIPSLGYRPLTWVFGVLAGAIYWGLDKFILPYLNAWGLVSQIALGAVAFVIGLMALMCALLFVYALVGNVLIEMDRQTFRIAWHLFGMRIGRERGYNSEITRIGIEEIVSEDGQKNTHYAIWRGEIKHRFDSILMEKEEMDWILGEILDFLGQA; from the coding sequence ATGGTAGAAGAATTACATCAGGTTGGGGATATTGTTGGCGATCGCTACGAGATTACTTCAGTATTAGGTCGTGGTGGGATGGCGACTACCTATGCAGCCGAGGATCGCCTACATCATCAATCTGTGGCGATGAAAGTTTTATCTTTGCGGCAAGCTAGCCAATGGAAGGTAATTGAATTATTTGAACGGGAGGCGAAAGTTTTAGCGAATCTTGATCATCCGCAAATCCCGAAATATCTCGATTATTTTCATGTTGATATGGAGAGCGATCGCCGCTTTTATCTGGTGCAGGAATTAATCGAGGGTGAGTCCTTAGCGCAAATTGTCCAGCAGGGCAAGAGAATGGCGGAGGATGAGGTACAGGAAATTGCTAAGCAAATTTTGCATGTATTGTGTTATTTGCACGAACTCGCGCCGCCCGTTGTCCATCGAGATATTAAGCCCCAGAACTTGATTAGACGTACTAATGGCGCGATCGCTCTTGTAGACTTTGGCGCAGTCCAAGATCTGTATCGGCATACGATCGCAGGTGGTAGTACCTTTGTGGGAACCTATGGCTATATGGCTCCTGAGCAATTTCGGGGGCAGGCGGACTGTGCCTCGGATGTGTATGGGCTAGGAGCGACCTTGCTATTTCTCTTAACACATCGATCGTCATCGGAACTACCCCAAGCCCGTATGAAAATCGATGTGCGCGCTTGTACGCAGATCTCGCCCGTCTTTGCAGATTGGCTCACAAGAGCGATCGAACCTGTAATGGAAGATCGCTTTAGTTCTGCCCGCATTGCCCTAGATGCTTTGGAATCGAAGAGTTCTAGCTACCAAGGGAATAGCTATATTGACTCATTAAAAGCATCGGGAGAAATTGAAAAAGCCCGAAAACTCAAGCCTCTAGACACAAGGATTCAGTATGAAAGAACTAGCGATCGCCTCACATTTAAAATTCCTAGTCTTGGTTATCGTCCTCTGACATGGGTATTTGGGGTGTTGGCAGGAGCTATTTATTGGGGCTTAGATAAATTTATTCTGCCTTACTTGAATGCTTGGGGACTGGTTTCGCAAATTGCCTTGGGGGCTGTGGCATTTGTGATTGGGTTAATGGCATTGATGTGCGCCTTACTTTTTGTGTATGCCTTAGTTGGTAATGTCTTGATTGAAATGGATCGCCAAACTTTTCGGATTGCATGGCATTTATTCGGTATGCGGATTGGTCGTGAGCGTGGCTATAACTCAGAAATTACTCGCATTGGCATTGAAGAGATTGTGTCAGAAGATGGTCAAAAAAATACTCATTATGCAATCTGGCGAGGAGAAATTAAACATCGTTTTGATTCAATTCTGATGGAAAAAGAGGAAATGGATTGGATATTAGGTGAAATTTTGGATTTCCTTGGGCAAGCTTAA
- a CDS encoding GAF domain-containing protein gives MAISEHRILSTSNHNSFKNLNLVKTERTVCLEYRQEKYRIQLCKSPKEALVSIQQELPNCILWDWELSDNNRNSILHQFHNYQVPIVILVERSHEEALSLVSTDYQDYLVKETLTPELLGTTLRNAIAQFQLKQELSTTNTKLQNFILTKNLSEQDPQHLSNQKVKNQQLFLEQKLKIEKNKYSHSETLLEIQNRCLGCIAMGDPLEETLNLLSQLIDFQINNTFCSIISIDPQDCLQCIAAPNLPNEFSHAIDGIALKEITNIFGNTLRGKSINVRDITNHHLQTYQYLLQSYGFTNLWINSIPARDAKKVLGFFILYYRDASHPSTEEIKIVRNTAYAAGIAIERNHSEIKLQQQLHREQVLYQKLQQELSDRQKAEQTLRENQKFIQRITDSSPNIIYLYNVQKHINVYANQSIYSILGYKPQEVQSMEANFLPNLVHPEDLAKFSANLAILNNAVDGEVTDIEYRIRHANGEWRWLYSRDSVFSRDADGQVLLTIGAAQDITDRKRAEEALQRSEAHQRALISAIPDLIMRINREGVYLEFLASPKFYILGKVTEMVGMSIFQILSHDLAQQRINYIHKALETNSIQVYEQNFSVNDRIQFEEVRIVPYTENEVLLLVRDISDYKLTEERLKQSERRFERIALSLPGFIYTAIQAPDGSHYFEYISSGIEKICEVTAEQVLQDPKWLDEQHHPDDRADFAAAANYSVATMTAFTHEWRIITPSGKIKWLQVSSLPEKIDQDSIFMDRRNGAIARHGIVLDITARKTAELRVLQQADQQKLLASISQHIRSSLNLKEILNTTVAEIHQVLKSDRVLVYQIFANGTGAAIAESVSPSYPSVLSNTYSEEVFPQEIHEQYLNGRIYILNDRDNEPILDCLVDFLNELKVRAKLAVPIIQDKRLWGLLIVHQCDRPHQWQEWEIDLMKQLSSQLAIAIQQASLYEQLQLELRDRQRAEQLVRQQADREALMREIMQRIRQSLDLNKIFDTATLEIRQFFHADRVVIFKFDDPHSHTTSGKFIAESIIEGYQSLLQFTMDDHYFCAKFTQACRQGSFIAFHDIYNSDLSEYHINILKGLQIQANLAVPLLNGNTLWGMICIHQCSSPRHWETIEISLVQQISNQLGIALQQAFLYQQVQTELADKEKLYVQLANELHQKKVLLKEVHHRVKNNLQVMSSLLRMQFRKTSPELKILIEEYQNRIQSMALIHAQLHRNDDLENINFCDYLTDLTTNLFQCYGNSSASIECNLEVNNIFLPLDQSIPLGLIINELVSNSLKHAFPSGNGEINIQLICTDNHCHLKVSDSGIGIPSDFDLENTDSLGMQLVHSLTEQLEGELQYSGNTGSVFQIAFPIQPT, from the coding sequence ATGGCAATCTCTGAGCATAGAATTCTATCTACAAGCAATCATAATAGTTTCAAGAATTTAAATTTAGTTAAAACTGAAAGAACTGTTTGCTTAGAATATCGCCAAGAGAAATACAGAATTCAGCTATGCAAGTCACCAAAGGAAGCATTAGTTTCTATTCAGCAAGAATTACCAAATTGTATTTTATGGGATTGGGAATTAAGTGATAACAATCGCAACTCAATTTTGCATCAGTTCCACAACTACCAAGTTCCCATTGTTATCTTAGTAGAACGCAGTCATGAAGAGGCATTAAGTCTTGTAAGTACAGACTATCAAGACTATCTAGTGAAAGAAACGCTCACCCCAGAATTACTCGGCACTACCCTACGCAATGCGATCGCTCAATTTCAGCTAAAACAAGAACTCTCGACTACAAACACTAAACTGCAAAATTTTATACTTACCAAGAATTTATCTGAGCAAGATCCACAACATCTCAGCAATCAGAAAGTAAAAAATCAACAATTATTTTTAGAACAGAAATTAAAGATCGAAAAAAATAAATATAGTCACTCCGAAACCTTACTAGAGATCCAGAATCGTTGTCTCGGCTGTATCGCTATGGGCGACCCTCTTGAGGAAACCTTGAACCTCTTATCACAATTAATTGATTTTCAAATTAACAATACGTTTTGTTCAATCATCAGCATTGATCCTCAAGATTGCCTTCAATGTATTGCTGCACCAAATTTACCTAATGAGTTCAGTCATGCTATTGATGGTATTGCCTTAAAGGAAATTACCAACATTTTTGGGAACACCTTGCGAGGCAAAAGTATAAATGTCAGAGATATTACAAATCATCATTTGCAAACCTATCAGTATTTATTGCAATCCTACGGATTCACTAACTTGTGGATTAATTCTATTCCTGCCCGTGATGCAAAGAAAGTTCTAGGATTTTTTATCCTTTACTATCGCGATGCATCCCACCCCTCCACCGAAGAAATTAAAATAGTTAGAAATACTGCCTATGCCGCAGGCATTGCTATTGAGCGCAATCATAGTGAGATTAAATTACAGCAGCAGCTACATCGCGAGCAGGTTCTCTATCAAAAGCTTCAACAAGAATTAAGCGATCGCCAAAAAGCCGAACAAACCCTAAGGGAAAATCAAAAATTTATTCAGCGCATCACTGATTCATCACCGAATATTATTTATCTCTACAATGTGCAAAAGCATATTAATGTTTATGCCAATCAGTCCATCTATTCCATTCTCGGATACAAGCCACAAGAAGTTCAATCCATGGAAGCCAATTTTCTACCAAATCTTGTGCATCCAGAAGACTTGGCAAAATTCTCAGCTAACTTAGCGATCTTGAATAATGCTGTTGATGGGGAAGTCACTGATATTGAATATCGCATTAGACATGCAAATGGTGAGTGGCGTTGGCTATATAGTCGCGATTCGGTGTTTAGTCGTGATGCAGATGGACAGGTTTTACTGACAATTGGTGCAGCCCAAGACATTACCGATCGCAAACGCGCTGAAGAAGCTTTACAAAGAAGTGAAGCTCATCAAAGAGCATTAATTAGCGCAATTCCCGACTTAATCATGCGGATTAACCGTGAAGGTGTTTATCTAGAATTTCTGGCTAGCCCTAAGTTCTATATCCTTGGCAAAGTTACCGAGATGGTAGGAATGAGTATCTTTCAAATTTTATCCCATGATTTAGCACAACAACGCATTAACTATATTCACAAAGCCTTAGAAACAAATTCTATTCAGGTTTACGAACAAAATTTTTCCGTCAACGATAGAATCCAATTTGAAGAAGTCAGAATTGTTCCCTACACAGAAAATGAAGTCTTACTGCTAGTTCGAGATATTAGTGATTATAAGCTAACAGAAGAACGGCTCAAACAAAGTGAAAGAAGATTTGAAAGAATCGCTCTATCTCTACCGGGGTTCATATATACCGCGATCCAAGCACCAGATGGCTCGCATTATTTTGAATATATTAGTTCGGGAATCGAAAAAATCTGTGAAGTTACCGCCGAGCAAGTACTCCAAGATCCTAAATGGCTTGATGAGCAGCATCATCCCGATGACCGTGCAGACTTTGCGGCAGCAGCTAACTATAGTGTAGCAACAATGACTGCTTTTACCCATGAATGGCGCATTATTACTCCTTCAGGCAAAATCAAATGGCTACAAGTTAGTTCTTTACCTGAAAAGATTGATCAAGATAGCATTTTCATGGATCGAAGAAATGGTGCAATTGCCCGTCATGGCATCGTTTTAGATATTACTGCGCGTAAAACTGCGGAACTCCGAGTACTTCAGCAAGCCGATCAACAAAAGCTACTAGCAAGCATTTCGCAACATATTCGCTCGTCGCTTAATCTTAAAGAAATTCTCAATACAACGGTTGCAGAAATCCATCAAGTTTTAAAATCTGATCGCGTCTTAGTTTACCAAATATTTGCCAATGGTACTGGGGCAGCGATCGCAGAATCTGTATCACCGAGCTATCCATCTGTACTGAGTAATACCTACAGTGAGGAAGTATTTCCACAGGAGATCCACGAACAATATTTAAACGGACGAATTTATATCCTCAATGATCGCGACAATGAGCCTATTTTAGACTGCCTCGTGGATTTCTTAAATGAACTTAAGGTCAGAGCCAAGTTAGCTGTACCAATTATTCAAGATAAGCGACTATGGGGATTACTAATTGTTCATCAATGCGATCGCCCTCATCAGTGGCAAGAGTGGGAAATAGATTTAATGAAACAGTTATCTAGTCAACTTGCGATCGCTATTCAACAGGCAAGTTTATATGAGCAGCTACAACTAGAATTACGCGATCGGCAACGTGCAGAACAACTAGTACGGCAACAAGCTGACAGAGAAGCCTTAATGCGCGAAATTATGCAAAGGATAAGGCAGTCACTCGATCTTAACAAGATTTTTGATACCGCAACCCTTGAAATCCGTCAATTTTTCCATGCGGATCGTGTAGTTATCTTTAAATTTGATGATCCCCATTCCCATACAACCAGTGGCAAGTTTATTGCTGAATCCATAATTGAAGGATATCAATCACTTCTCCAATTTACAATGGATGATCACTATTTCTGTGCCAAATTTACTCAGGCTTGCCGTCAAGGCTCCTTTATAGCATTCCATGATATCTATAATTCTGATCTTTCGGAATACCACATCAATATTTTGAAAGGATTGCAGATTCAAGCCAATTTAGCCGTACCTCTGCTCAATGGCAATACTTTATGGGGTATGATCTGCATCCATCAATGTTCATCCCCTCGCCATTGGGAGACAATTGAGATTTCGCTCGTACAGCAAATTAGTAACCAATTAGGGATCGCCTTGCAACAAGCCTTTCTATATCAACAGGTACAAACTGAACTGGCAGACAAGGAAAAACTCTATGTACAACTCGCTAATGAACTACATCAAAAAAAGGTACTCCTCAAGGAAGTCCATCACCGCGTCAAAAACAATCTACAGGTCATGTCTAGCTTACTGAGAATGCAGTTTCGCAAAACTAGCCCTGAGCTAAAAATCCTGATCGAAGAATATCAAAATCGCATCCAATCGATGGCTCTCATCCATGCTCAACTACATCGCAATGATGATCTAGAGAACATTAACTTCTGTGACTACCTCACTGATTTAACAACTAATCTCTTTCAGTGCTATGGCAATAGTTCGGCAAGCATAGAATGTAATCTAGAAGTAAACAATATTTTCCTACCTTTAGATCAATCCATTCCCCTCGGACTGATTATCAATGAATTAGTCTCTAATTCATTAAAACACGCTTTTCCCTCAGGCAATGGTGAAATCAATATTCAATTAATATGTACAGATAACCATTGCCATTTAAAGGTCTCTGACAGTGGCATCGGGATACCATCAGACTTTGATTTAGAAAATACAGATAGTCTAGGAATGCAGCTAGTCCATAGTCTCACTGAACAACTAGAGGGAGAACTGCAATATAGTGGCAATACAGGCTCAGTTTTTCAAATCGCATTCCCTATACAGCCTACTTAA
- a CDS encoding ATP-binding response regulator encodes MSIKVVIVEDERLVARDIANILQDEGYIVCAIASDGLTALKHIIEHSPDLVLLDIRIKGEIDGIDVAQFLQSFYDSPIIYLTAFSDTETLKRAQSTNPAGYVVKPFRREQLLSSITIALSTYTYRKQNSNEYIKHQFLSIISNEIRNPINAILGFSECLKKEMMGAVNAEQIEALQVINDSGNHLLYMINNILDLSMLEAGKLKLQFDLSPITPTCRTALEYIQPELIRKDLQLEVKISEHLPYLMLDERRIFQVLIHLLKNAIKFTPNKGHIKFEVNLSQQAQLEDTSSIQITITDTGVGIAPTAMEQLFQPFSQINNQGSRTSGMGLGLIFVKRIVELHGGQVSANSTVNKGSRFTVTLPCKVPSNPFSYSHDNLFL; translated from the coding sequence ATGAGTATTAAAGTAGTAATTGTTGAAGATGAAAGATTAGTTGCACGAGATATTGCCAATATACTGCAAGATGAAGGATATATAGTTTGTGCGATCGCATCCGATGGACTGACTGCCCTCAAACATATCATTGAACATTCTCCCGATCTAGTTCTGCTCGATATTCGCATCAAAGGAGAAATCGATGGCATTGATGTAGCCCAATTTTTACAATCTTTTTATGACAGTCCTATCATTTACCTCACTGCTTTTTCAGATACAGAAACTTTAAAACGCGCACAATCAACTAATCCTGCGGGATATGTAGTCAAACCATTTCGGAGAGAACAACTTCTCTCTTCTATTACTATAGCACTATCAACTTACACCTATAGAAAGCAGAATAGCAATGAATATATTAAGCATCAATTTCTATCAATTATTAGTAATGAAATACGCAATCCAATTAATGCAATTTTAGGCTTCTCAGAATGCTTAAAGAAAGAAATGATGGGTGCAGTCAATGCTGAGCAAATAGAGGCATTGCAGGTGATTAATGATAGTGGCAATCATTTACTGTACATGATTAACAATATTCTTGATCTGTCAATGTTAGAGGCAGGTAAGCTCAAATTACAATTCGACTTATCGCCGATTACCCCAACCTGTCGCACAGCTTTAGAATATATTCAACCTGAACTAATCCGTAAAGATCTTCAGCTTGAAGTTAAGATTTCAGAGCACCTTCCCTATCTCATGTTAGATGAACGACGTATCTTCCAAGTTTTAATCCATCTACTCAAAAATGCCATCAAATTTACGCCCAACAAAGGTCATATTAAGTTTGAGGTAAATCTATCTCAACAGGCACAACTAGAGGATACATCATCAATTCAGATTACCATAACTGATACAGGTGTGGGGATTGCTCCTACAGCCATGGAGCAATTATTTCAACCCTTTAGCCAAATTAATAATCAAGGCAGCAGAACTAGTGGTATGGGTTTAGGCTTAATTTTTGTGAAAAGAATTGTAGAATTGCATGGAGGTCAGGTCTCAGCCAATAGTACTGTAAATAAGGGAAGTCGTTTTACAGTAACTTTGCCCTGTAAGGTTCCATCTAACCCATTCTCTTATAGTCATGACAATCTATTTCTATAG
- a CDS encoding NADAR family protein yields the protein MTIYFYSQNQAYSEFSNFAPFGVELDGQWWRTTEHYFQAQKFLDKAYQEKIRLAPDPKTAANLGRSRDVPLRDDWEEIKDDVMRRAVLKKFQTHPQLRSLLISTGDQEIVENASGDYYWGCGANGSGKNMLGKILQEVRAQILSC from the coding sequence ATGACAATCTATTTCTATAGCCAAAATCAAGCCTACTCGGAGTTCTCTAACTTCGCACCCTTTGGAGTTGAGCTAGATGGACAATGGTGGCGCACGACTGAACATTATTTTCAAGCCCAAAAATTTTTAGACAAAGCCTATCAAGAAAAAATCCGTCTCGCACCTGATCCTAAAACTGCTGCTAATTTAGGAAGAAGTCGTGATGTTCCCCTCAGAGATGATTGGGAAGAAATCAAAGATGATGTAATGCGGCGGGCAGTTCTTAAGAAGTTTCAGACGCATCCACAACTCAGATCGCTGTTGATTTCCACAGGCGATCAGGAAATTGTAGAAAACGCCTCAGGTGATTATTACTGGGGTTGTGGAGCAAATGGTTCTGGCAAAAATATGTTAGGCAAAATCCTTCAAGAAGTCCGTGCTCAAATCTTAAGCTGCTAA
- a CDS encoding ribbon-helix-helix domain-containing protein: MKESVIYQEILLQGKAEGKAETANQIATNMLLSNISVELVAQFTGLTLKQVEKLKKLSQKTKIPKSSKPKRSQKN, encoded by the coding sequence ATGAAAGAATCAGTAATTTATCAAGAGATTTTACTCCAAGGTAAGGCTGAAGGCAAAGCTGAAACTGCTAATCAAATTGCCACAAATATGTTGCTTTCCAATATTTCCGTAGAATTAGTTGCCCAATTTACAGGACTCACCCTCAAACAAGTCGAAAAACTAAAAAAGCTTTCCCAAAAAACCAAGATACCTAAATCGTCTAAACCTAAGCGATCACAAAAAAATTAA